From a single bacterium genomic region:
- the thpR gene encoding RNA 2',3'-cyclic phosphodiesterase: MRAFLGIVLPADVRETIASATAKVRGLHDPVAWTTPKNLHITLNFLGDILPERVAVIDRSMRAVASGIAPFSLTAEGGGAFPGTRNPRILWVGFLEPLELVRQLQQNMENALSGDGFPREDRPFHPHITVGRTRGALPPAWGERFVQTLSGKGFGVVPVSSFTLYESRLGPGGAAHTPLCDFRLEGSGERETREENEP; the protein is encoded by the coding sequence ATGAGAGCATTCCTCGGCATCGTCCTTCCCGCCGATGTCCGGGAGACCATCGCGTCGGCGACCGCGAAGGTCCGCGGCCTCCACGACCCCGTCGCATGGACGACGCCGAAGAACCTGCACATCACCCTGAATTTCCTGGGAGATATCTTGCCGGAGCGGGTGGCGGTCATCGATCGGTCGATGCGGGCCGTGGCTTCCGGAATCGCTCCGTTTTCCCTGACGGCGGAAGGAGGGGGAGCCTTCCCCGGCACGAGAAACCCGCGAATCCTCTGGGTCGGTTTCCTGGAACCGCTTGAATTGGTAAGGCAGTTGCAACAGAATATGGAGAACGCCCTTTCGGGGGACGGGTTTCCCCGGGAGGACCGTCCGTTCCACCCGCACATCACGGTCGGGCGTACCCGGGGGGCGCTCCCTCCAGCGTGGGGGGAGCGGTTTGTCCAAACGCTTTCCGGGAAGGGATTCGGCGTCGTTCCCGTGTCGTCGTTCACGTTGTACGAAAGCCGTCTGGGGCCGGGGGGGGCGGCCCATACCCCGCTGTGCGACTTCCGCCTCGAAGGCTCCGGCGAGCGGGAAACACGAGAGGAGAACGAACCATGA
- a CDS encoding nicotinamide-nucleotide amidohydrolase family protein yields MVRRPQGSRLRGGGRPGGRGVRGARVQGDRVADRLTASAAKRLGAAMSASGRTLAVAESCTGGLLGGAVTSIPGSSLYFSGGVVAYRDSAKIALLGVPPGLIAARGAVSREVALAMAEGALSLFRADLAIAVTGVAGPGGGSRGKPVGTVWVAVVAPDGVRVAHRFRFSGGREAVRRETVRASLGAAIDVLPSETAAGA; encoded by the coding sequence ATGGTTCGACGCCCGCAGGGGAGCCGTCTACGTGGTGGCGGACGACCTGGCGGCAGGGGTGTGCGCGGGGCTCGCGTACAGGGGGATCGCGTGGCTGATCGGCTGACCGCCTCGGCGGCGAAGCGGCTGGGAGCGGCGATGTCCGCCTCCGGAAGGACCCTCGCCGTGGCGGAATCGTGCACGGGGGGACTGCTGGGGGGAGCGGTCACCTCGATCCCCGGCAGTTCCCTCTATTTTTCCGGCGGCGTCGTAGCGTATCGCGATTCGGCGAAAATCGCGCTGCTGGGCGTTCCGCCCGGCCTGATCGCCGCGCGCGGGGCGGTGAGCCGCGAGGTGGCTCTCGCGATGGCGGAAGGGGCTCTCTCTCTCTTCCGGGCGGACCTTGCGATCGCCGTCACCGGCGTGGCGGGTCCCGGCGGCGGAAGTCGCGGGAAGCCGGTGGGGACGGTCTGGGTGGCCGTCGTCGCCCCGGACGGGGTGCGGGTTGCGCACCGGTTCCGGTTTTCCGGAGGCCGCGAGGCGGTCCGCCGGGAGACCGTCAGGGCCTCGCTGGGCGCCGCAATCGACGTCCTCCCGTCGGAAACGGCGGCGGGGGCATGA
- a CDS encoding phosphatidylglycerophosphatase A: MGAVQVNRFRENRWVRGGLRVVATGFGAGRFPVAPGTAGTLVALPLWYWSGGWGVRHLLLLSAVLLVSVPAAREEMAATGSPDPGTVVIDEIAGMLLAATGIPWGIRPVLLLFLLFRAFDVFKFGPAAWFDARRGAVYVVADDLAAGVCAGLAYRGIAWLIG; this comes from the coding sequence ATGGGCGCCGTACAAGTCAATCGTTTTCGGGAAAACCGGTGGGTTCGGGGAGGGTTGCGCGTCGTCGCCACGGGGTTTGGAGCGGGCCGGTTTCCCGTGGCCCCCGGGACGGCGGGGACCCTGGTCGCCCTCCCCCTCTGGTACTGGTCCGGCGGGTGGGGAGTGCGTCATCTCCTCCTCCTGTCCGCGGTGCTTCTCGTCTCCGTGCCCGCCGCCCGGGAGGAGATGGCCGCGACGGGGAGTCCGGACCCCGGCACGGTCGTCATCGACGAGATCGCGGGAATGCTGCTCGCGGCCACCGGCATCCCCTGGGGGATTCGTCCCGTCCTCCTGCTCTTCCTGCTGTTCCGTGCGTTCGACGTGTTCAAATTCGGGCCCGCGGCATGGTTCGACGCCCGCAGGGGAGCCGTCTACGTGGTGGCGGACGACCTGGCGGCAGGGGTGTGCGCGGGGCTCGCGTACAGGGGGATCGCGTGGCTGATCGGCTGA
- a CDS encoding HEAT repeat domain-containing protein: MTEPPETPEDLSLQRVTQAVAELAKGIKSVSFYPSGHPVLLHAVTRIIRHFEEIPLPEQGLSIDVTKNALLYKDVPLPTGGNKAILDLNRELYLRRAARIIFLPDLKPDEVVSWLKIITRDPDEIQDDGGLERILLREKVTRIWANRVDYGQLTQLLKEEELEEIPPEELTADPLAGPDDAPQAEADEPPAEVVTIESLIARIAGETDPSAYRGHIVEFSRLLLAEHAERKIEYSAQAVEIFVRHIEAPPGGSDEIAGLARLGIKELASEELVAHYIGLLKKRGARGRRETGAVLVALEERSVGPLLHALAVEEDLLVRKAIVEIVTRIGRIAVPTILENLTDSRWYMVRNLVTILGILGMPDLAPHVVATLSHPDLRVKKEAIKALSRIPHPSSVTSLCELCFFPEETVALAATAALASKKEAEAVVALYRRAAAKPFLYPDYRLAHEAIDSLRAIGTDEAVTALEEILALGAPWNTKKFRAMKFHALRSISKIRGERSEEILERARRSADRSLRLEAERIIERRMT, translated from the coding sequence ATGACCGAGCCCCCGGAAACTCCGGAGGACCTTTCCCTGCAGCGGGTCACGCAGGCGGTCGCCGAACTCGCCAAGGGGATCAAAAGCGTGAGCTTCTATCCCTCCGGCCACCCGGTCCTGCTGCACGCCGTCACGAGGATCATCCGGCATTTCGAGGAGATCCCCCTCCCCGAACAAGGCCTTTCGATCGACGTCACGAAGAACGCCCTCCTGTACAAGGACGTTCCGCTGCCCACCGGCGGAAACAAGGCCATCCTTGACCTCAACCGGGAGCTGTACCTACGGCGGGCGGCGCGCATCATCTTTCTTCCCGACCTCAAGCCGGACGAGGTCGTCTCGTGGCTCAAGATCATCACGCGGGATCCGGACGAAATCCAGGACGACGGGGGGCTGGAGCGGATCCTGCTGCGGGAGAAAGTGACCCGGATCTGGGCGAACAGGGTGGACTACGGCCAGCTCACGCAACTCCTGAAGGAGGAGGAACTCGAGGAGATCCCCCCCGAGGAACTCACCGCCGACCCGCTGGCGGGCCCGGATGACGCTCCGCAGGCCGAGGCCGACGAGCCGCCCGCGGAAGTCGTCACGATCGAATCCCTGATCGCGCGGATCGCGGGGGAGACCGACCCCTCCGCCTACCGCGGACACATCGTGGAGTTCTCGCGGCTTCTCCTCGCGGAACACGCCGAGCGGAAGATCGAATATTCGGCGCAGGCGGTGGAGATCTTCGTCCGTCACATCGAGGCCCCTCCCGGGGGTAGCGACGAGATCGCGGGACTCGCCCGCCTCGGGATCAAGGAATTGGCCTCCGAAGAACTGGTGGCGCATTACATCGGCCTGCTCAAGAAGCGCGGTGCCCGCGGCCGCCGCGAGACCGGCGCGGTGCTCGTCGCGCTGGAGGAGCGTTCCGTCGGGCCGCTCCTCCATGCCCTGGCCGTGGAAGAGGACCTGCTCGTCCGGAAGGCGATCGTCGAGATCGTGACGCGGATCGGCAGGATCGCCGTCCCGACGATCCTCGAGAACCTGACGGACTCCCGCTGGTACATGGTGCGGAACCTGGTCACCATCCTCGGCATCCTCGGGATGCCCGACCTCGCGCCGCATGTCGTCGCCACGCTCTCCCATCCGGACCTGCGCGTGAAGAAGGAGGCGATCAAGGCGCTCTCGAGGATTCCCCACCCCTCCTCCGTCACCTCCCTCTGCGAACTCTGCTTCTTCCCCGAGGAGACGGTCGCGCTCGCCGCCACCGCCGCGCTCGCATCGAAGAAGGAGGCGGAGGCGGTCGTCGCGCTGTACCGCCGGGCGGCGGCGAAACCCTTCCTCTACCCGGATTACAGGCTGGCCCACGAGGCGATCGACTCCCTCCGGGCGATCGGCACCGACGAGGCGGTCACCGCCCTCGAGGAGATCCTCGCCCTGGGCGCCCCGTGGAACACGAAAAAGTTCCGGGCGATGAAATTCCACGCCCTCCGCAGCATCTCAAAGATCCGAGGAGAGCGGTCGGAGGAGATTCTCGAGCGGGCGAGGCGTTCCGCCGATCGGTCCCTCCGGCTCGAGGCAGAGCGCATCATCGAGAGGCGCATGACGTAA
- a CDS encoding HD-GYP domain-containing protein: MDRRQMENAIAGAVRFLGASLKNRGLYPATHPLVRTPVEKCHVELAPFFADRSELALAVSDGTLVLEGVPIFQLTSSLELFMARLGAIGLPAVIFERGISVEDIERFVRFLHETKEQGLPIPEIKARLDGRGVTHIRVTTTDEEEKDDFTLARKIYGNALNVVVRALKDVRNGKTPDGAESDQVVREMSGMVSRNRDAMLALTLIKNFDEYTYNHSVNVSVLSLAVAETLGLSDTERIGVGVAGLLHDVGKTQLALDLIRKPGTLTVEEFEEIKKHPEEGFAILGRMTHIQESTRCVVREHHMRFDRTGYPRPEPEYRMNPYSHVIAVADCYDALTTMRSYQRERTPQQALEIMRKLAGKSLDPDLVGLMERSLGVYPVGTMVRLSTMEIGVVTGTTDGGKGEPKVAILFDRSGNPLAAPQGVSLKEFDPSSGRPRRVILGTVNPRMHPPVSMSGILQDASV, from the coding sequence GTGGACCGAAGGCAGATGGAGAACGCGATCGCCGGCGCCGTGCGTTTTCTCGGGGCCTCGCTGAAAAACCGGGGACTGTACCCGGCCACGCACCCCCTGGTCCGGACTCCCGTGGAAAAGTGCCACGTGGAGCTCGCTCCGTTCTTCGCCGACCGGTCGGAGCTGGCCCTTGCCGTCTCGGACGGCACCCTCGTCCTCGAGGGGGTCCCCATCTTCCAGCTGACCTCATCCCTCGAGCTGTTCATGGCGCGGCTCGGGGCCATCGGGCTTCCCGCCGTCATCTTCGAGCGCGGCATCTCCGTCGAAGACATCGAGCGGTTCGTCCGGTTCCTGCACGAGACGAAGGAGCAGGGGCTGCCGATCCCGGAGATCAAGGCGCGCCTCGACGGCCGCGGGGTCACCCACATCCGCGTCACCACGACCGATGAAGAGGAGAAGGACGACTTCACCCTCGCCCGGAAGATCTACGGAAACGCCCTGAACGTCGTGGTCCGGGCCCTGAAGGACGTGCGGAACGGGAAAACGCCGGACGGCGCGGAATCCGACCAGGTGGTCCGGGAGATGAGCGGGATGGTCTCGCGGAACCGCGACGCGATGCTGGCGCTTACCCTGATCAAGAACTTCGACGAATACACCTACAACCATTCGGTGAACGTGTCCGTCCTTTCCCTGGCCGTGGCCGAGACCCTCGGGCTGTCCGACACCGAGCGGATCGGCGTCGGGGTCGCCGGCCTTCTCCACGACGTCGGAAAGACGCAACTCGCCCTCGACCTCATCCGGAAGCCCGGAACCTTGACGGTCGAGGAGTTCGAGGAGATCAAGAAGCACCCCGAGGAAGGGTTCGCCATCCTCGGACGGATGACCCACATCCAGGAATCGACCCGATGCGTCGTGCGGGAACACCACATGCGGTTCGACCGCACCGGCTACCCGCGACCCGAGCCGGAGTACCGGATGAACCCGTACTCCCACGTCATCGCGGTCGCCGACTGCTACGACGCGCTGACGACCATGCGCTCCTACCAGAGGGAGCGGACACCGCAGCAGGCGCTGGAGATCATGCGGAAGCTGGCGGGGAAATCGCTCGATCCGGACCTCGTGGGGCTGATGGAGCGGTCCCTCGGCGTCTACCCCGTGGGAACCATGGTGCGGCTGAGCACGATGGAGATCGGGGTCGTGACCGGCACGACGGACGGGGGGAAAGGCGAACCGAAGGTGGCGATCCTGTTCGACCGGTCGGGGAACCCGCTGGCCGCCCCGCAGGGGGTGAGCCTGAAGGAGTTCGACCCGTCCTCGGGGAGGCCCCGCCGAGTGATTCTCGGGACCGTCAACCCGCGGATGCACCCGCCCGTGTCGATGAGCGGGATCCTCCAGGACGCATCGGTGTAA
- a CDS encoding HEAT repeat domain-containing protein, whose product MIERIEEALLKLLTDPSAAVREAASVAMDRTRAKRSMEEFRSTIRGGTVEEKLRTIFAAAELGGTEGISLLLQALSDRNAEVRGAAVRALSPFPSPGVIKTLWEMLPRERGVVLGNLLETLGASGRRELAPHVEKFLDHPEPEVRAKAVKAYSRLCDDPGWEKILPRAGDPNETVRAAVAEALGDWTSSPHR is encoded by the coding sequence ATGATCGAGCGGATCGAGGAGGCGCTGCTCAAGCTGCTGACGGACCCCTCCGCGGCGGTGCGGGAAGCCGCGTCGGTGGCGATGGACCGTACCCGCGCGAAGCGGTCGATGGAGGAGTTCCGGTCCACGATCCGCGGCGGCACCGTCGAGGAGAAGCTCCGCACGATCTTCGCCGCCGCGGAGTTGGGAGGAACGGAAGGGATTTCCCTTCTCCTGCAGGCGCTTTCGGACCGAAACGCGGAGGTCCGCGGCGCGGCCGTGCGGGCGTTGTCCCCGTTCCCTTCGCCGGGCGTCATCAAGACCCTGTGGGAGATGCTCCCGCGGGAGAGGGGGGTGGTGCTCGGCAACCTCCTCGAGACGCTCGGCGCATCCGGGCGGAGGGAACTCGCCCCGCACGTCGAGAAGTTCCTCGACCATCCCGAGCCTGAGGTACGGGCGAAGGCGGTGAAGGCGTATTCCCGCCTCTGCGACGATCCGGGGTGGGAAAAGATCCTCCCGCGCGCCGGGGACCCGAACGAAACCGTTCGCGCGGCGGTCGCGGAAGCGCTGGGGGACTGGACGTCGTCCCCGCACCGCTAG
- the ruvX gene encoding Holliday junction resolvase RuvX, whose product MAENASGGRILGLDYGSRRIGVAVSDPLGLTVQPLPPIPREGDRKDIAVLARLAAEKGVTSVVLGLPLLLNGDEGPAAIRARAFGERLQAETSLPVTMWDERLTSVQSERHLVASGVRRENRKGIRDSLSAMFLLQSALDAQRRK is encoded by the coding sequence ATGGCAGAGAACGCGAGCGGAGGGAGGATTCTCGGGCTGGATTACGGCAGCCGCCGGATCGGAGTGGCCGTATCCGATCCCCTCGGGTTGACCGTGCAACCGCTCCCCCCGATCCCCAGGGAAGGGGACAGGAAGGACATCGCCGTCCTCGCCCGCCTCGCGGCGGAAAAGGGGGTGACGTCGGTGGTGCTCGGCCTCCCTCTCCTCCTGAACGGCGACGAGGGGCCCGCGGCCATACGGGCGAGGGCCTTCGGCGAGCGTCTCCAGGCGGAGACCTCCCTGCCGGTAACGATGTGGGACGAACGGCTGACATCGGTGCAGTCCGAACGGCACCTGGTCGCATCCGGCGTGCGGAGGGAGAACCGGAAGGGGATCCGGGACAGCCTCTCGGCCATGTTCCTGCTTCAGAGCGCCCTGGACGCGCAGCGACGGAAATGA
- the mltG gene encoding endolytic transglycosylase MltG — protein MNPFADRSRRVARGVALAVMVAALLSAFLLFDTYPTERWEGKLVLVPKGSRLPEVVETLQRDKVLPHPLAFRTLVLLTFSGRRIHYGEYAFPSPPSAFDAWRRLLSADVIKYGVTVPPGANLYDVAKILEGQTLVTAEEFLAAATSPAVLRRLGIPGESAEGYLFPDRYIFVKPVTPEEILKFMVRQFRRQIPPDAERRAREEGLSLLQVVTIASIIEKETGLDAEKPIVSAVIRRRLALGMPLQMDPTVIYGVKRFDGTVSRKDLRTAGPYNTYLNRGLPPGPIANPGLASLVAALNPSKTDYLFFVSKNDGSHAFSRTLPEHNRAVQQYRRAAREDEG, from the coding sequence ATGAACCCCTTCGCTGACCGTTCCCGGCGCGTCGCCCGGGGCGTCGCCCTCGCCGTCATGGTGGCGGCGCTCCTGTCGGCGTTCCTCCTCTTCGACACCTATCCGACCGAACGCTGGGAGGGGAAGCTGGTCCTCGTCCCGAAGGGGAGCCGGCTTCCCGAGGTGGTGGAGACCCTGCAGAGGGACAAGGTCCTTCCCCACCCGCTGGCGTTCCGCACGCTGGTGCTCCTCACGTTCTCCGGGCGGCGGATTCACTACGGGGAGTACGCGTTCCCGTCTCCCCCGTCGGCTTTCGATGCGTGGCGGAGACTGCTCAGCGCGGACGTCATCAAGTACGGTGTGACGGTCCCCCCGGGGGCGAACCTCTACGATGTCGCGAAGATCCTGGAAGGGCAGACGCTGGTCACGGCAGAGGAATTCCTTGCCGCGGCCACTTCGCCCGCGGTCCTCCGGCGGCTGGGGATTCCCGGGGAGAGCGCGGAGGGGTACCTGTTCCCCGACAGATACATCTTCGTCAAGCCCGTCACGCCGGAGGAGATCCTCAAGTTCATGGTGCGGCAGTTCCGCAGGCAAATCCCCCCCGACGCGGAGAGGCGGGCGAGGGAGGAAGGCCTATCCCTGCTGCAGGTCGTGACGATCGCGTCCATCATCGAGAAGGAGACCGGGTTGGATGCGGAGAAGCCGATCGTGTCGGCGGTCATCCGGAGACGCCTGGCCCTCGGCATGCCGCTCCAGATGGACCCGACGGTGATCTACGGTGTGAAGCGATTCGACGGGACGGTGTCGCGGAAGGACCTGCGGACGGCGGGACCGTACAATACCTACCTGAACCGGGGGCTGCCGCCGGGGCCGATCGCCAACCCGGGGCTCGCGTCGCTCGTCGCCGCGCTGAATCCGTCGAAGACGGACTACCTTTTCTTCGTGTCGAAAAACGACGGGTCCCACGCGTTCTCCCGGACGCTTCCGGAGCATAACCGCGCGGTGCAGCAGTACCGGCGAGCCGCCCGGGAGGACGAGGGATAG
- a CDS encoding TraR/DksA family transcriptional regulator, translating into MKTIKEMLLKKREELVLEIGRRSKASTESAVQDIGDILDSVSEERTRELDLILTDREKRKLAQIDDAIDRIEENTYGLCEECGVKIPKARLKVLPFAKYCVECQEKNEREEKYTREESEDGIRKVPVADVEE; encoded by the coding sequence ATGAAGACGATCAAGGAGATGTTGCTGAAGAAGCGGGAGGAACTCGTACTGGAGATCGGACGTCGCTCCAAGGCGAGCACGGAATCCGCGGTGCAGGACATCGGCGACATCCTCGACTCCGTGTCCGAGGAGCGGACCCGCGAGCTGGACCTGATCCTCACCGACCGCGAGAAGAGGAAGCTGGCCCAGATCGACGACGCCATCGACCGGATCGAGGAAAACACGTACGGGCTTTGCGAGGAGTGCGGCGTCAAGATCCCGAAGGCGCGCCTCAAGGTGCTTCCGTTCGCGAAATATTGCGTGGAGTGCCAGGAGAAGAACGAGCGGGAGGAGAAGTACACCCGCGAGGAATCGGAGGACGGGATCCGGAAGGTCCCGGTGGCGGACGTCGAGGAGTAG
- the rimO gene encoding 30S ribosomal protein S12 methylthiotransferase RimO, with protein sequence MTRVARKIPTVRIHNLGCGKNAVDAEVMAGLLSEGGFLVVPRGRADAAVLNTCGFVRAAKEESIEAILSLAAEKRRGRIRRLVVAGCMARRYRNELPDLLPEVDLFLGPGDIPDLPGRLASMLAPVGPSPAVLGAPRSLSGGGALPDEAYGHRVPEVGSGSAFLKILEGCDNRCAYCAIPGIRGPLRSRDRESLLAEARLLVRRGARELNLIGQDITAYGLDRGERGGLVSLVRALCAVRGVRWIRLLYLYPSRVDDGIVDLLRSEEKVCRYLDIPVQHIDTGILRRMGRTYGPGAVYRMLDRLRAGVPGLFLRTSLIVGFPGETRAAFDRLLRFVDEARWDYLGVFPYSREEGTPAYRLPSQVPERTKEERARRVRDAQADLLAARNASRIGQVLDVLVEKAGARGKAVGRHPGQAPEVDGSVILSGFDGKPGSIVRARVTGAKEWDLRGVVVRSRGSESG encoded by the coding sequence GTGACGCGGGTCGCCCGGAAGATCCCGACGGTCCGCATCCACAACCTCGGGTGCGGGAAGAACGCCGTGGACGCCGAGGTCATGGCGGGCCTCCTGTCGGAAGGGGGGTTCCTCGTCGTGCCCCGCGGCCGTGCCGATGCGGCGGTCCTGAACACCTGCGGTTTCGTGCGGGCCGCCAAGGAGGAGTCGATCGAGGCGATCCTCTCCCTTGCGGCGGAGAAGCGGCGAGGGCGGATCCGGCGCCTGGTCGTCGCCGGCTGCATGGCGCGGCGGTACAGGAACGAACTCCCGGACCTTCTCCCCGAAGTCGACCTGTTCCTCGGTCCCGGCGACATCCCGGACCTCCCGGGGCGCCTCGCCTCGATGCTGGCCCCGGTCGGACCGTCGCCGGCAGTCCTCGGGGCGCCGCGCTCGCTGTCGGGCGGCGGGGCGCTCCCGGACGAGGCGTACGGCCATCGCGTCCCCGAGGTCGGTTCCGGGTCGGCGTTCCTGAAAATCCTGGAGGGGTGCGACAACCGGTGCGCCTACTGCGCGATCCCGGGCATCCGGGGCCCCCTGCGGAGCCGGGACCGTGAGTCGCTTCTCGCGGAGGCGAGGCTTCTGGTGCGCCGCGGCGCCCGGGAGCTGAACCTCATCGGGCAGGACATCACCGCGTACGGCCTGGACCGCGGGGAAAGGGGGGGGCTCGTCTCCCTGGTGCGCGCCCTCTGCGCCGTCCGGGGCGTCCGGTGGATCCGCCTCCTCTACCTTTACCCCTCCCGCGTCGACGACGGGATCGTCGATCTCCTGCGATCGGAGGAGAAGGTGTGCCGCTACCTGGACATTCCCGTCCAGCACATCGACACGGGGATCCTGCGCCGGATGGGGCGGACGTACGGACCCGGCGCCGTGTACCGGATGCTCGACCGGCTCCGGGCCGGGGTTCCCGGCCTCTTCCTGAGGACATCCCTGATCGTCGGTTTCCCCGGGGAGACGCGGGCCGCCTTCGACCGCCTGCTCCGTTTCGTCGACGAGGCCCGGTGGGACTACCTCGGTGTCTTCCCCTACTCACGGGAGGAGGGGACCCCCGCGTACCGGTTGCCGTCGCAGGTCCCGGAGCGGACGAAGGAGGAGCGGGCGCGCCGGGTGCGCGACGCCCAGGCCGACCTCCTCGCCGCGCGGAACGCGTCCCGGATCGGGCAGGTTCTCGACGTGCTGGTGGAAAAGGCCGGCGCCCGGGGAAAGGCCGTCGGCCGCCATCCGGGCCAGGCGCCGGAGGTCGACGGCTCCGTGATCCTTTCCGGGTTCGACGGGAAACCCGGATCCATCGTCCGCGCCCGCGTGACCGGCGCGAAGGAGTGGGACTTGCGAGGGGTCGTCGTCCGTTCCCGGGGTTCCGAATCCGGTTGA
- a CDS encoding outer membrane lipoprotein carrier protein LolA: MMFHSRHYLHYPPALLLAGALLLLLPPAPGWAAGTESAGEALLGRVGERYAAARTLSATFRQEIPLQNVGIVRKASGTVYFARPLKMRWDYKGTEAQLFLADGRYFYFRPAGSAQVIRRGVDEKGLGGKIPLLLLFGKGEITALFRVDAADARKGGEETVLRLSPRDDGAPEIRRIDLVVGTGDVLIREIHVFDRMGGENHLYLTDVTVNPSLPPDFFRFRKPPGVSVVDG, translated from the coding sequence ATGATGTTCCATTCACGCCATTATCTGCATTATCCGCCTGCGCTCCTTCTCGCCGGCGCCCTCCTCCTCCTTCTGCCGCCGGCGCCGGGTTGGGCGGCGGGTACGGAAAGCGCCGGCGAGGCGCTCCTTGGTCGGGTCGGGGAGCGGTACGCCGCCGCGCGCACCCTGTCCGCGACGTTCCGCCAGGAGATCCCGCTCCAGAACGTCGGGATCGTCCGGAAGGCGTCCGGGACCGTGTACTTCGCCCGGCCGCTGAAGATGCGGTGGGACTACAAGGGCACCGAGGCGCAGCTGTTCCTCGCGGACGGCCGGTACTTCTACTTCCGCCCGGCCGGATCGGCGCAGGTGATCCGGCGCGGGGTGGACGAGAAGGGGCTCGGCGGAAAGATCCCTCTGCTGCTGCTGTTCGGCAAGGGGGAGATCACGGCCCTCTTCCGCGTTGACGCCGCCGACGCGCGCAAGGGCGGCGAAGAGACGGTCCTTCGCCTGTCCCCCCGGGACGACGGGGCTCCGGAGATCCGCCGGATCGACCTCGTCGTCGGCACGGGGGACGTGCTCATCCGCGAGATTCACGTCTTCGACCGGATGGGAGGAGAGAACCACCTCTACCTCACCGACGTGACGGTCAACCCTTCCCTGCCCCCCGATTTTTTCCGGTTCCGGAAGCCTCCCGGGGTCTCCGTGGTGGATGGGTGA